Part of the Benincasa hispida cultivar B227 chromosome 12, ASM972705v1, whole genome shotgun sequence genome is shown below.
tggtttagcagaatcatttataaaacgtttgcaattaattgcaaaaccattacttatgagagcaaAGCTTTCTTCATatatatggggacatgctattttgcatgcagtgtcacttgtacgcattaggctagtagcttagcataagtactcgtcattacaattagcttatagtCATGAGTCAAATATTTCTCATCTGGTAATTTTTGGGTGTGCAGTATatattccaattgctccacctcAACACACTAAGGTGGGTCCTCAAAGGatgttaggaatatatgttggatataattctccatcaattattaaatattttaaacccctgacgggtgatgtatttacagtacgatttgctgattgtcattttaacaaatttttcaACATCAGAGGGAGGAATtaggaagttggaaaaagaaataacatggaatacatcgttattgtctcatttagatcaccatacagatcaatgtgaatttgaagttcagaaaataattcatttgcaaaatatagcaaatcaattatcaGATGCATTTTAGATGCAAATAAAGTAATTAGGTCACATATACTAGGTGCAAATGTTTCATACAAAAATGATATCTCAACACAATAAGCTGTCACTAATAagtctggaacacgccagaagcatggtagaccagtgggttccaaagataaaaatcctcgaaaacgaaagataattaataatgaaaaagacttggtcgaggatgtaaatacctatGAAGAAATTCTTTACATGGCTAGTCAGGAAAAATATGGAATCgtactaatgtaattattgacaacatttttgcgtataatattgctcttgatattatattaaaaaatgaggatcttgaaccaaaatctgttgaagaatgttgatATAGAAAGGATTGACTTCAGTGGAAAGAAATAATTGAGGTAGAATTAAACTTACCTTCAAAACGTTAGGTTTTTGGACTAGTAGTccaaacaccagaaggtgttaaacctgtgggatacaaatgagtatttatgagggaaaaaaaatgaaaataatgaggtcaaaAGATATAAAAcgagactagttgcacaaggtttttcacaaagacttgATATTGATTATGATGAGACATATTCTCCAATGGTGGATACAATgaactaagatatttaattggcttgattTTGTATAAAAGTCTGggtatgcatcttatggatgtagtcacaacatatttatatagatctcttgataatgatatttatacgagaatcccataaggatttaaggtatCTGAAACATATATATCATATGCCCGGGAATGGTgttcaataaaattatagagatcactatatggattgaaacaatcaggacgaatgtggtacaatcactTGAGtgtatatttattgaaagaaagatatcaaaataattcaatatgttcgtgtgtttttataaagaaatcacaattaggatttgctattataactgtatatattgatgactttaatataattggaactcctaatgagctttcaaaggcaatataatatcttaagaaagaatttgagatgaaagatcttgaaaaaacaaaattttgcctttgtttgcaaattgagcatttagcatatgaaatatgtattcgtcggtcaacttatacaggaaaaattttgaaaagattttgtaTGAACAAAACACATCTATTAAATATTctaatggaagttcgttcattagatataaagaaagatattttgacctcgagaagatagtgaaaaacttcttggtcctaaagtatcatatcttagtgcaattggtgtacttatgtatcttgctaataatacaagaccagatattgcattttcagtaaatttattagctagatatagttcttctcctacaaaaagacattggatcGGAATTAAGtgtatactccgttatctccgaAGAACAAtggatatgagtttgttttattcaaataaataaatttttgatctatttggttatgcagattttggatatttatctgatccgcACGAAGCTAAATCTCAAATAGGTTATTTGTTCACATGTGAatgaactgctatatcatggcgatcgatGAAACAGACTATAGCTGCCACTTCcttaaatcatgctgaaattcttgcaattcacgaggctagttgaAAATGTGTATaactaaggtcaatgactcagcacattcgtgaaacgtgtggcttgtcttttaataaaattcttctaacaatattatacgaagataaCACAGTTtgtatagcccaaatcaaagaagGATATATTAATAGaaatagaacaaagcatatttcaccaaaatttttttacactcatgatctcgaagaaaatgacgatatcactgtacaacaaatttgttcgaatgaTAACCTGACAgatttatttacaaaggcattaccaaccgcaatttttgaaaaattgttgcacaacattggaatgtggCAACTCAAAGaccttaagtgatgttttcgtgagaagagtatgtattatatgtattctttttcattcactaggttttttcccattgggtttttcctagtaagattttaagtgttatatatatatataaatatatgagcATCTAaggggagtattatgaatattataataataaatagatgctcATTGCTTAGTGTTCCAAAGCCATGTGTCATTCTTCATGTTatccatgtgccttgtaattattcatgtttggtgtccatgtaaatccacatcctacttgcaaTTTTGCAGtaacatttggtggatcttaaaattacaCATAGATGGATGAGAATTCCACTAATTTACATATTATtcgattttataattttaattattttatatatttaatattactatataaatatattattatcttATATCTTCTCTTCCGTCCTactcaatttcacaacataaAAATCGTTTAAtcagccttttttttttctttattttatttccatTGTTTTTGTTATCGtcaacctatttttttttttacgccgtctttcaaataaaaaacaataggAAGAGTTCCCACTGGTCTTCGTCGGCGGCGGCGATTGAGGCTATACTCCGGTTTCTACTCCGACGTAGGGCtgcaaatttttttttcgaGTAAAAAGGAGAGATGGGAGGCAAAGGAATGCGGAGAAGAGAGCGGAATTACAGAGCCGCACATGGAGGCTATGATCGTCTCCCGCCACCACCAAACGCTTCCCAAGTCGATACTTTACCTTCCAAACTCCGCAAGTTAATGTCCTTCACTTCCTCTGGACCTCAAGGTTCTCTAATTGTTTCTTTGCGTTTATTTGTTTGTCGATGAGTTTATTTGTTTCATACTATAATCTCCTCTTCTCGGGTTCTCACAGAGTCTGAGAAGGTCTCGGATGATATTCAGCGAAAGCGCAAGAGAGACGCCGTTAATACTGAAAAGgtaatttgatattttctttaattcttcACCGTCTTAAATAAGTATGTTAGCAATTATCGGgttttatttgaattattgtCTTAGGGCTTATACTGGATCAGGTGACTGAAGGTAGGCAATGGAGCTTTTAGTATTTCAGGCTCTGATGAATGCTATTGTTATAAGCTTGGGTGCAAGAAAGTTGAGATTGAGTACCACTAGGCATCCATAGCTTTTTCTTtcgatcatcttcttccttggTTGCCCTTGTCTTACTGTGTACCTGGTTTGGTATTAGAGTAGAGGATATCTATTAGTAGATTTTATTGTTTAGTAAAGGGTTTATTCTGTTATTTTATTAGGCGTGGACACGAGATTAAGCTTACTCCCCCAGAATGGGAATGCAAAATCGCTCGTATCAAGTTTTCCTATTGGAAGAGCTTTACTACACATTATATGCCTGTAATTTGTGTTACTCATTTGTAATTTGACTTTCACTTTCTATACAGAAATCCCATCGAAAGGATGCTTTGGGAAGATCTGATGTAAAGAGCAAAGGTAATGGTGAAACTTCACAAAAGCCTCAGCTTACGGGTAGTAATGGCGACGATGTGCAAAGCAAGTCCAgtgagaagaaaaacaaaaaacaaaagagaaagCAGGTAACTGACCTTCGTTTTGAAGACTCGGAGGAATCAAGTCGACGTTTAAAGAAACGGGAACGTCGGAAAAAGTAAGCACTTTAATGCACCACAGAATTTTGCCCTTATCTTTTATGAGGTCGCATGCTTTTTTAATATTGAGATGACTTGTTCATCTTCATTTTGCATTTTTTTCCAATTACATATCCATaatggaaataaaataaataagctTTTGATGTGTTATTTAAATGATGAAGAGAAGTGTCTTGAAATTGTAATGTCCTAATGTTTTCTTTTGGGTAGTGACACAAGTAAATTTTTTGAGAGAACCCCATATACCTCATTTTTGTGAATTTACCGCCCAAGTAAAATTTTGAGTATTGTGAGCATGCAAGATGTTTATCATTTGGATCAGCAATGTGATAGACAGCAACATGCCTTATGTGAGTAAGAGGCATAGTGGAGTAGTGTCAACAATGCAGAAAAGGTTATCTTTTCCTTGCTTGCATATTGTAGGGTTATTTAAGGGAGTGAGTGAAGGGGACTTGTTAGAAGGGAGAGGAAGGGGTGACTGGGAAGATTTTTGTATAAGAGTAATATGTGGAATAAATAGGAAAATCATGGTGACTATTGGTGTTATGGTTTGAGGTTCCCAATAAACCATCATGAGACATGACAGGGTATGTTCCCAGCACAAAATTTCGAAAtggtttgaaataaaaaattaggtTAGTTTTCATGCGTTAGGATGATGGAAGTGCCAAAGAGTTGAGTACGAGCTTTTACATTAAATACAAGGTGCAAAGTTTGATTTATTATATTGTGAATTGGAATTCCACATTGGGCCCTTGTCACTCTTGTCCGAAAAAGAGCATGCTAACTTTGTTTGTAGATTTAATGGCCTATTGCCAGGAGGAAATGATGTTTATAAAGAGGGGGTCAACATTCAAGAGGTTTGTTGAACTTCACGCTCAGAGGGAAAGAAGTTGTACTTGAAGTTGGCCATTGGTAATGGAATTTACAGTAGAAATGCAATTGTTGATcattgatgatgatgatggaaAGATTGGGCAAAGATGACCATGACGACTTATGATGTCACTTGAATCGGATCGGTTTCATAGGTCGTACAAGTGTTTTTTTATTGAGTTCTAAAGATGATGATGACTTTGGttagtaaatgtcagaattgaCAAAATATTGAAGAGGTTACTTTGAATTCAACTGTGGATATTGTCAACTCCCAAACAATGTGTTTGAAGGGGAATATTGGAGAGCAAGAAGTAGTAATGCTAATTGATAAGGATGCAATTTAATTGTTTATCTAAAAAAAGTTATTCAAGAGGATGGTTTTAGGAATACCTTTAGGTCTGGCATTGAAATATTATGAAAGGCCTCCAATCGTAAAAACATACAATAGGAAGGGCAAAACAGggacaacttatataagtgtGCCAGGGACAGTGTAAGAGGGTGGTTGAACGGGAATATCCTTTTTTGTGTAAGTTAGCAGTTTATAAGGCTGGCTTTGTTTTGGGATTAGGCATGTTAACATTGGTGTTTTGGTGCAAGATATTTTCTTGTAAGGAGAGATCCAACTCTCTCTAATTGCTGTGGAACTTTCATCTTGCTTTGAATCTATTCCAGTGTTATCTCTTTTATGTTCTTCGAGCTGTGTACTGGTTCGGTATTGTGTTTGTGTTTCTGTAGGTAAATGAGGCATCATTACCTTACAAAGTGGTATTAAAGCACGTTCATTTTGGGGCGATCACGAGCCATGACCCAAAAACAAATGGAGGAAAGAATGGAAGTTGTGGAGAAAAAGATGAGCACGATGCAAGAGTCGATAAGTAATCTAACGAAGCCGGTAGAAATGGTGATGTTGGAAATGAAGGAAAATTACAAGGGGGTCATGTACAAAATAGAAGCCGTAGAGAAAAGCAGGGAGACTGCCCCGACGACGACAAGTTCATCAAAGAAAAGGAAGGGGAAGACAAAAATGGAGGTGGATAAAGAGGAGGGCACACAGTCGAAACTAGGCGAAGCCGACAAGGCTGAAGGGAAGGAAACGAATGACCCCAAGAAGTTCAAGCGGTTGGAGATGCCTATTTTTTCGGGAGATAACCTGGATGTTTGGTTATTTAAGGTGGAAAGGTACTTTGAGATATACGAACTTTTCGACGTGGAGAAAATCAAGGTGTTCATCATCAGCTTTGATCACGATATGGTGAACTAGTACCGTTGGGCCCACAATCGTCGAAAGTTTAGAACATGGGCTGATTTAAAGGCTAGATTGTTTGAAAGATTCCGATCAACACAAGAAGGAAGCCTGTGCTCGCGGTTCCTCGAGATCAAGCAACTAACAACGGTGGCCAAGTTCAAACATTGGTTTGAGACCTACTCAGCACCCTTGCCGGATTTAGTAGATGACGTTTTGGAGAACACCTTCTTAAATGGGTTGTTATCAACGATCAAGGCTCAGGTCCTTGGGTGGGAATCGATAGGGCTGGAAGATATTATGAAGCAGGCCCAGATCATGGAAGACGTGGAGCTGGCTCTCAAGCTCGCAAATGAGGCATAGAGGAAGGAAGGTGGCCTAATGGGCCAGAAGAAATCGGGCCGACAGGTTCATACAAGGAGGCAAGTAGTTGGGCTGGAAAGGTGGGAGGAAAGGTGGCGGATTTCCAAACTCGGACGGTGGTGTTCCCAAAGAAGGTCCAGGCCCAACGAAGGGAACCCAGGACCAGACGATTAACGGATGAGGAGTATAGATGAAAACGAGCAAGGGGACTTTGTTACAAATGTGACAAGAAATATTCATCTAACCATCATTGCAAGGGCATAGACCTTCAAGATCTGAGGGCTTGCGGGTTCACGGGTTGGAAGAAATTATTCTGGAATATGAGGAGTATGACAGCGAGGAGGTGGAGTACAAGGGGATTGATTGAGGGGAACATTTTACTATGACCAACGAAATGGAGGAACGGCCCTAACTGTACTTGAAGTCCGTGTTAGGGTTTTCCTTACCAAGAACGATGAAGGTGAATGGGGAAATAGAGGATCGTCTGGTTGTAGTACTCATCGATTGCGGGGCTACCCACAATTTCATTGCACAAGGCTTGGTGGACGAATTGCAGCTGCCTTTGACGACTACCTCACATTACGGTATAGTCATGGGAAATGAAGCATCCATTAGTGGGAAAGAGATGTGTGCGGTGGTGATTAAACTGCTGGAGCTTACAATCAAGGACGAATTTTTACCAACAGAGTTGGGCAGCGTGGAGGTCGTTCTCAGCATGCAATGGTTAAGAAGACAGAATCACATTACCATGGATTGGGTGATGCTAACGATGTCTTTTGGGAATGGGGAAAACAAGGTGACCATTCGATGGGATCCATGTCTCACCAAGTCGGAGATATCCTTAAAAATGCTCGCAAGTTTGTGGGCGGAAGAGGATGAAGGGTATGTGGTGGACCTCCGGGAACTGAACTTGGGTGAACAAATCAGTAGTGAGGAGAGCAGTGAAGGGGAGGAAGGCGGGGAAGTGCACAGTGACTTAGCGGAAGTGTTGGAGGAATAATGGGAAGTGTTCAATTTACCCAAGGGGTTGTCGTCAAGAAGGAAAATAGACCACCACATTCAATTACTAGAAGGGGAGAATCTAGTCAACGTTCGACCCTCTAAAAATATGGCCGCATGCAGAAGGACGAGATTGAGCGGATGGTTAGTGAAATGCTAGCATCTGGAATTATATGCCCCATCGCAAGCCCTTTCCTCAGCCCTGTACTCCTagttaagaagaaagacgggTCGTGGCATTTGTGTGGATCACTGACAATTGAACAAGGCTATGGTTCCTGACAAATTTCCTATACCGATCATCGAGGAGTTGTTGGATGAGTTACAAGGCGCATCAATTTTTTCGAAACTTGATCTCAAGTCCGGATATCATCAGATTTGAATGAACGAAGGAGATGTGATGAAAACGACGTTCAAGACCCACGAGGGTCATTACGAGTTCTTAGTCATGCCTTTTGGCCTCACGAATGCCCCGACAACATTTCAATCACTGATGAATCAAGTTTTTCGTCTCTTCCTTTGTCGTTTCGTGTTGGTTTTTTATGATATTCTTTTGTAGAGCCCGAATTGCTACACCCATCGAAAGCACCTGGATATTGTGCTGAGCATTTTGCATGAGAATTTGCTGTATGTGAATTAGAAAAAATGTGTTTTTGGTAGAGACAGAGTTGCCTATTTGGGGCACTGGGTGTTAGAACACGGAGTGGAGGCTGATGAGGAGAAGATCAGGACGATGGTGAATTGGCCAATTCCACGGACAGTAAAGGAATTCTGAGGGTTTATCGGATTGATGGGCTATTACTGCCACTTTGTGAAGAATTATGGGACCATGGCCGCCCCGTTAATGAAGTTGTTATAGAAGGATGCTTTCGGGTGGATAGTAGAGGCTACAACAACTTTCGGAAAATTGAAGCAAGCAATGGTGACCCATTCGATTCTGGCTCTTTCGGATTTCAATATTTCGTTTGTCATCTAAACGGACGCCCTGGGTTTTGGCCTCGGTGTAGTGTTAACCAAGGACAACGACCCATTGCCTATTTCAACTAAAGCCTAGCCCCAAACGCTCGACTAAAGTCTGCGTACGAAAGATAACTCATGGCCATTGTGCTAGCAGTACAGATATGGCTCCATTACCTCCTTGGGCAGAAATTTTGCGTTTGCATTGACCAACGGTCTTTGAAGTATTTGATTGATCAAAGGGACATCCCACATGAATTCCTGAAGTGGGTCACAAAATTATCGAGGTATGATTTTGAAATTCAGTACAACCCCGGGTTAACCAAAAAGGCAGTGGATGTCCTATCCAGATTATCGGAAACCGCGGAGCTCAAGAAGATGTCAACTCCCTCCTTGATTGTTGTTGAGGTGATCCAGCAAGAAGTGGTAAACGATCCGGACTTAGCAAAAATTCAGACAAGAATTGGAGATGGACCCGACCAGACTTTCCAAGTTCCACGTGGAGCAGGGCAAGTTATTTAACAAGAATCAGTTAGTGCTCTTTCAAACCTCCTCCTTGATTCCCACTATTCTCCATGCATTCCATGCCTTGGTGATAGGGGATCACTCGGGATATTTACGGACGTATAAACGGCCTACCCGTGAGTTATTCTGAGGGGCATGAAAGGGGATGTTAAGTCCTATGTGGAGTGTTCTTTAGTTTGTCAACAAAACAAATCAGTAGCCGTGTCACCAGCCTGATTGCTACAACTGCGACCTACGCCGGACTAGGTCTGAGAGGATATCACCATGAACTTCATTGAAGGGTTACCCCGGTCTAATGGGTTTAACACAATATTCATGGTGGTGGACCAGCTTAGTAAGTTTGCTCGTTTTATCGCCCTGAAGCACCCATTTACAGCCAAGGAGGTAGCTCGTGCATTCATTTGTGAGGTGGCGAAGATCCATGGTTTCCCTAAGTCCATCATTTTCGATAGGGATAAAATTTTTCTCAGCCATTTTTGGACCGAGTTGTATCGAATGCAGGACACTCAGTTGAAGCGAAGCACTGCATTCTACCCACAAACCGATGGTCAGCTCGAGATTGTGAACAAGTGCTTGGAAACTTACCTCCGTTGCTTTTGTGTGGAGCATCTGAACAAAAATGGGAGGATCATCTACCGTGGGTCAAGCATTGGTATACGTATCATGTTTCCATCAATATCACACCCTATCAGGCCCTATTCGATCGCACCCCTCGTCCTCTAATCTCCTATAGGTATAAGAAAACAACGAATGATACGTTGGAACAACTTCTGGCACGGGATGCTGCTCTGTTGGCCCTAAAACATCAGCTGAATTTGGCCCAAAATCGGATGAAAAAATACGCTGACCAGAAGTGTAAAGAAGTCGAATTTGCCTGCAGCGGCTTGGTGTTCCTCAGGCTACGTTCGTACCAACAGCACTCCTTGGCTTGCTGCTGTTGTGAAAAATTATCCCCCAATTCTTTTGGACCTTATAAGATCTTGGAGCGCATTGGCAAGGTGGCCTACTGACAATTCACCCAGTGTTCCATGTCTCTCAACTCAAGCAAACGATCGGCGCAAGTACGGTCATCCAAAGCCAACCGCCAATTCTGACTGAGGATTATGAATGGGTAGTGGAGCCTGAGGAGGTGGTGGGCATGCGCTGGAATGAGATTACCCAGCAAGAGGAATGGCTGATTCAGTGGCGGGGTTACCCAGGCTGTGAGGCAATGTGGGAGAATGCTGTCTTCATGAAGGACCAGTTTCCCGATGCCCACCTTGAGGACAAGTGGAAGCGAACCGGGGGAGTATTGAAAGGCTTTCAATTGTAAAAGCATACAAGAGGAAGGGCAAAACAGAGATTATTTATATAAGTGTGTCAGGGACAGAGGGTGGTTGAACGGGAATA
Proteins encoded:
- the LOC120093036 gene encoding protein PXR1, producing the protein MGGKGMRRRERNYRAAHGGYDRLPPPPNASQVDTLPSKLRKLMSFTSSGPQESEKVSDDIQRKRKRDAVNTEKKSHRKDALGRSDVKSKGNGETSQKPQLTGSNGDDVQSKSSEKKNKKQKRKQVTDLRFEDSEESSRRLKKRERRKKYQEAKKNKHKKARTEEDLDFPRHEKIKFGDVVEAPLKLIAVPKAFKSAQVASQERKRSQAINEYRNRKGWTSRPGIQIPSMTISPAV